Within Cyprinus carpio isolate SPL01 chromosome A7, ASM1834038v1, whole genome shotgun sequence, the genomic segment aactttgataatatatcatcatattaaaatgatttctaaaggatcatgtgataatgatcctaaaaattcagatttgcatcacagaaataaatgataatttaaagtataataaatttaaaaacaattattttaaattgtaataatatatcacaatattacatttttttctgtatttttgatcaaataaatgcaggcttgatgagcagaagaaacttctttcaaaaacattaaaaatagtaatgtttccaaacttttgacctgtactgtagttcattacaatatgtgaccctgtaccacaaaaccagtcataagggtcaatttcttgaaattgagatttatacatcacatgaaagccgaataaataagctttccattgatgtatggtttgttaggacaatatttggcctatttgaatatctggaaacTGTGCGTGCAAAGaacatctaaatattgagaaaatcacctatGAAGTTgttagaaatgcatattactaaaaaataggattcaaaatatttacggtaggaaatttgcaaaatatcttcatggaacatgatctttacttaatatcctaatgatttttggcataaaagaaaaatttataattttgtcccatacaatgtatttttggctattgctacaaatataccccagtgacttaagactgcttttgtgctccagggtcacatatgtgcaaCACTCTTTGTCTTCATTTTAAACTGTTCATCTATTGATTTAAGTGTCTAGATATTGTTGGGGCAACTGTATgatccaagtgtgtgtgtgtgtgtgtgtgtgtgtgtatgtgtgtgtcagggtCTCAGTGTGCTTCATATAGCAGCTCTACATGGACATCTGGACTGTATTGAGCTGCTGCTGGAGGCCGATGGTTCTGTGGATGTGAATAGCAGTTGTCCTCATGGACGCAGACCTGTACATATGGTGCTGAGTGCTCAGAGCCGACCCAACACACATGCCTGTCTCATTTACCTGCTGGAACATGGAGCCCAGATCAATGTGTATGAACCCGTAATCATTaagattcatatttaataatgaagGTAAACACAGATATGAGAATTAAAATGCAGATTGCTTAGTTtcattaaagtcagcatgaaacaatatttacaaccaattttagttattattttggagtGGAACTAGATATTCAACAAGGAATAAAATAGGTGGGACTTGGCTTTATCTACCAGGTTTTGATTGGATTAGGAAAGGTGGGTGTTACATAGAATGGTGGaatgtgggcggggctaaaacaAATCCGGGTAGGTGGTGGAGcaagttaatataatttttttgtggggttttttggattaattaatttatttttttaataacatgaaCTAACGAGCAAAATCATACAAGAATTGGCACCATCAGAGAAAAGAGAAAGTCACTTTAGAGGTAAAGCCTGCtactatattttgatcaaagTTTACAAAAacttattgtttaataaattatttatttattttatataaaatgcacgGATGAATTGTGCGAAATTACATTAGGATTGATTAGTCAAACAGGCAAGTCATTTCTTTAAGGTTGAGCAAGCTATTATACTTTGATCAaagattatgaaaaaatattaaataatatttgtttattttattttatattatgtcattatttttattttattttattgttttattttcactgaTGAATTGGGCAAAATTAGACCAGGATATAGTTCACTTCAGTTGAAAAGGcaagtaattatttttaagttggAGCAAGTTATTATATCATGAGCAAAGATTTTGAAacaatattgaataaataatattatttatatctttgttttttattttattttaataacatgcaCTGACAAATTGTGCAAAATTAAACCAGGACTggaaacagcagaaaaaaaaaatcatttttttaaggttaagcatgttattatattttgatcgaagattatgaaaacaattattaaaaaatcttttatgtcttttatttatttttttattttttgcactaatATACAAACATGCTCTAATGAATAGTGCAAGATTAGACTATTAATTAGTGAGATACTGAACTCAAATTACCGGTGGATGAAAAATCAGGCATATGGATACATTGTCAGCATAATCACGATTTTAGTAAAGTTTCCATGGTGCCAGAACTGTGTCCTCTGTTTCAGCTTCCTCAGTGTTGTTGTATACTCAGCTCCACAGATGAAGGACTCACTCCGCTGCATCTGGCCGCTGCTGAAGGTCTCACAGACTGTACAGAGACGCTAGTGAGAAACGGAGCAGACATACTCGCTCAAGACAAGAGGGGTCACACACCCCTCGTCCTCTCTAGGATCTGGGGCCACAGGCTCGCTGCCAGGTATCGGAGTCAGGTGCTATTGATTTAGGTTAATTTACATCACATTGCATATGGGCAAAAGCTGATGGCATGAAGTCTGATATGCAAATGAACATGTTTTTGTGCAAAATTTCTGAAAGATGCCATGTGGCGAAAAGACAAACAGCAGGGGATCAAGAAAAGCAAACAGCTACATGATCTCCGGCAGTTCCAGTGTTGCAGTGTGCTAGATCTGCCTCACTTGGGTCGCTCCCTAAAACCAGATACCTCGCCCTGGACTGAGGTGGCCATGCACCTGGCCGAGGAGCTGAAGCCAGGACACTATTAGACACATTACACAATTAGAAAAAAAGGTAGATaaactgtcactggggtggtatctttacaaaatgcactaaaatgtacttttaatatactaatatgcactctttaggggtaaataaggaaCAAAGTTGTACCCTTTTCAAacgtaccgccccagtgacaactctGGACTCCATCGCAGCTTTCATTGGCTAAGAACCGCCCAAGAGGTGTCTGACTGTTatgtaaagcaaccaatcatgtTTAGGGGCATGAAAAGGTAAATTGTAAAATCTCTGTCATTTTTGAACAGAAATGAGCACTTTTAGTtccagtaaatacatttttaatgttgccaaagatttctgtttgaaatgaatgctgttcttttgaactttctattcatgaaagaaaatgtttgacgttttccacaaaaacattgcACAGCAAATCACTGCACATCATTTCCCACAAAAATTATTGAACatgctgttttcagcattaatagacatcagaaatgtttcttgagcatcaaatcagcatattagaatgatttctgaaggatcatgtgacactgaagactaaagttaTATaatgctttgatcacaggaataaattacattttaaaatatattacaataaagacaattatttaaaattgtaatatttcataattttcctgtatttctaataaaataaatgcagccgtggtgagaagaagagactcaaaaacatgtaaaaaatcataccaaccacaaacttttcacaaacttttaaacggtagtgtataaaCACTTCAGATTGCTATTGTTTTTCGTTTCAcattaaagcagaaaataaaatagTGCTTTTTTTCAGATTCAGTCAAACGCTTttccaaaacacaaaaactctGAGCAAAGGCTAAAATTTTTGGAGTAGCTTTTAACTGCAACATGCCTCTGCATGCACATCATCAGTGTGTGAAAATTGGAGTAGAAAACATGTATAAGGGTGAAAAAATCTCTGAAAAGTTCCTCAATGCTGAACTATGTAGGTGTGAATGAAGGTTGGACTCTGAGCGAATGTGGTTTGGAGGCTGGAGGCGTCAAGGTTGAAACCACAGTGACCCGGGTCACGACCCAAAACAGCTCTGCTGTCGTCATTCGATCCCAGAGGACACTTGGCTTCCTTTTTGACATGTGAGAAAAGAGCTGCCCTTTTACAGAGACCTAGAACCAGTTTTCTGCATAGCCTCAGCCATTACGAAACATGCCACAAAATAGTCTGATAACACCAGCAAAGGGCAGCTTCCGCCCTCCTAAGTGATTCGCTCCCCAGACGAGAGCTTCCTGAAGTGAATGTGTGCTGACCTTTCCTCAACCTCACACTCCAAGTGTAAGATCCGTCTGCCAAATACAGAGGAGCGCAAATGTGTCAGTTCAGACCGTGTTTGAGCCATTCGGCCATATTataaaaaattcttcatacataccatttaaaaaattgaacaaaatctACATTTTGGTCAAAGATTTATATTACGCAACcctgatttaatcaaaaattaaaattaaacataccATAGTTCTGCTTGGGGTGAATCCAGCAAAACGTGTTCATGAGCTCTGAACATGtccaaaaaagtatatatatacatatacagtacagaccaaaagtttggaaacattactattttttatgtttttgaaagaagtttcttctgctcatcaagcctgcatgtatttgataaaaaatacagaaaaaaatgtaatattgtgaaatattattacaatttttgatcaaaagttttctatttgaatatactttaaaaaaaatcatttatttctgtgatgcaaagctgaatttttaggcatcattatcacatgatccttcagtgaAATCATGTAACATCCATGTCTATCATTATCAAATTTGGAAATcagttctaatatgctgatttattatagtGTTGGAAACATGTGAtgcttttttaggatacttgatgaataaaaaggttaaaaaaaactgcaaaaaaaaaaaaaaaaaaaaaaaattctaataattatattctaataataatttttctttactatcactttttatcatttaacacatccttgctgggtcaaaagtattgattttattaaaaaaaaagaaagaaaaaaaaatcaatgaccccaattcagcaaggatgtgttaaattgataaaaagtgttattacaaaaatatttatattttaataaacataatttttttttttttaatttttcttttttaccttttattcatcaaatatccTAAACAGTATCACTtctccaaaaatataataaagcagaACTGTTAGAATGACTTTCTATAATGAATCATGTCATAGATTGAATGTTACATTCTAAaggaaggctggagtaatgatcctgaaaattcagctttgcatcacaggaataaatgataatttaaagtataattcaatttaaaaactattattttaaattggaataatatatatcacaatattactgttttttttctgtatttttgatcaaataaatgcaggcttgatgagcagaagaaacttctttcaaaaacataaaaaatagtaatgtttccaaacttttggtctttactgtatatatgtactgtatatatatatatataatgaagcttattttataaacaattatctgctctttttttttatccaaatggAAAAATAGGCTTATTGGTAAGCTCAATTGTTAAGACTTTTTGcctaaaaatttcctgataattaagCACATTAATTTGCTTTAATTGTTAACAATTTTAGGATGAACATTTTCTGATAGTTAAACAAATTTAGTAATATCataatgaacacatttttttacCTTAGAAAAAATCCAAATGTCATCCTGaatggcagttttttttaaatgaacattttttggcaaatgttttttttacaaaagcaaatttattttaaatttttaatttattaagacTGAAAAAAACCAATGGTCAAATTGCTTAAtcttaataatgctaaaaaaaattcttaatgcaAGATTTACTTTTAAGTGATTTTGGGTTGAAATGTGACCTGATTTGTTTCTGAGATTAACCCACGATGCATCAGATCCTTAtttgtacatgacaatgtttacCTTTCAAAAACTCATACAACTGAATTTTATTATACTTCTATACAGCACACAAATTAAGCATGGCCAACACTATGGCTCTCATGAttgcagtatttaaaaaaaataataaatcaacacaaaCAATCCTTTCTGAAACGGACTCATCATcaggttattaaaaaaatgtcttgcttAAAATCTAACCTTAACCAATCACTTGTAGTGTAAGATGTGACAAAGAGTGAGCAAACCAAACACTGGATTCAGggtaaaacatttctttaaaatgcgAAGAAAAAATCCAGACACATCAATTCATTCATGAGCAAATTGGCTTTCGAAGTGATTAGAAGAAAATCAGCAGGAGCCCCTAGAGAAGCCGAAGCCCCTTCCACAATCATCTACGTACAGACAAAAGATCAAGTCTTTATGAATGAAAGACTTCTCGTGTCCTTTCATGTCTTTAGATGATTAGCTGGCAACTCTGGACATGAAACAACAGACAGGTAAGTTCATTTGAGGGATTATGTGCGTTTGTTCTGATCTGGTCCTCTCCCTCGGCTACAGATTCAATCTCATGATCAACGTTTCTCCTACAAAAACCAAGCTGTCCACTGAAAGGGGCTGGTGGCCTGAACAACCCCTCCCAAACCCCTCTGTCTGATGCACATATGAACCGCTTCATCAGTACATCTTCTGTCGGCTTGGCAAAACGGCCTCCTTCAGGAAGGAGAAGATGAGCAGGATGCCTGAGCGCTTGCCCCGCTTGCCTTTAGTGAAGTAATTTGACACCACATCATCTGAGAAAAACACAAGAACAGGAAATAATGAACAGGAGTTAAATAGGGCGTAGACTTGACCGTTATAAATGTCTGGATAGAAGTGGGTGCTCAGTAAAGAAACATTCTGGTGATGATAATATCATAATATGCACACTGTAATGGAACGTAAATTGCAGAGagaacatttaaattacaacagaacatttatttgtaatactttttattccttttttttttttttgactgaaaaatgcatatctgaATATTTTTGAAGGCATGTGAATTACCAAAAAAGCttcaaaaacttattttaataaaatctatttttattatttttatataatcagaCAATGTTCAAAGTAAAAAACAATGTTCAAAGTAAAGTgcatattgaatatatttaaaggtatatatatatatatatatatatatatatatatatatatatatatatatatatatatatatatatatatatatatatatatatatatataataaactgattattttttcttttggattatttgtttatttaaatttatctaGACTGTGAAAAAATGCtcaaagtaaaattaatatttgattatttttgaaagcacatgtattaattttttttttaataattttttttaatttttttattaatatttttatgtaattagactaaattaattaattaatacttaattaaACAATGTTCCAAGTAAAatgaatatctgaatattttctgaaggtatgaattacaaaaaagatctaatttatttttaataaaatatatttttttattattttatttatcattattgaaTTAGACTGgcactttttttaatgcacttctTACAATTATACTAAATGCCATTAAATAATGCcattaaatatgttatattataaattatgcactatgtattaaactatgttatctacgctttttaaaaaaatgcttcgAAACAAACTTTGCCCACTCTTTAACATTTTGGACATATCCAAATATAATTCATTCAATCCCACTACTTTTTACACAGACTTCTACCATTTTAATTTATGCACCAGTATATCATCACCCCTGAAAGTACAGTATATAAGGACAGTTTAAAAGgatatatagttatagtttaaCACACCCATGTGGTCGTATAGACCGTACGAAAACACATTTGCTTTGATTGTCAGATTGTCACTCACCTCCCTGCTGCACAGTGGAAGGAAGGACATTTTccccagcagagagagagacgaaGAAAGAGAATGGAATCACCCAGAGACATACAGTGAAGTACGCTAgaacctgaaaacacacacacattagactGAACTCCACCCTACAGTAAACTCTGACATCATTtaagcagcattaaaaaaaaaaaaaaaaaaaaaaaaaaaaaaaaaaaagagccaaccTCAGAGAAAGGATAGTACTCGTCCGCAAAATACTGGAAGGCCATATAGTGGTTTAACACAACCAGTGCTGCAAAAGAGAGCAAAGATACAGATGAGAGGAGAACACGAGCACGGAGATCATAAGAAAACATGTCTCCTGAGATCCTCTTCATCACGCACCACAGGACAGAATGAAGTTTGGCGAGGTCAGCATGATATAAGGAAACGTCTGCAGCAGACCGAAGTAAACCAGGTTGGTGAAGAGACCCACTCCGATCATGAGCGTGGGGAAGCCCTCAAACAGATAGAGCCCCACCAGCACCGCTGTGGAGAACTGAGAGAAGAGAGTACGAGTTAAGATGAGACGTGAAGCGTACCTAACCTAACATCACAAAAAGCATGCAATACTGTCTGAAGTGTAATGTTGGAGGAGACACTGTGCTGGTATACTCAccataatcatatattttataatgcgGCTGGTGGCGACGGTGTACTCCTCTATTAACTCTGCCAGGTAATACAGGCCTGCAGCTGTGAAGACAGACAGCAAACTGAGGATAActacacacttacacaaacagaCAACACTTTACTTATAATGAGATTGGTATTGTTTTAGATTGTCTACATTTGCAATGGTGTGATGGTGTTAAAGTGTCGTTTAAGAGACTTATGGGAGGTGTGTTTAGT encodes:
- the ankrd53 gene encoding ankyrin repeat domain-containing protein 53 translates to MDTATETSTNSVVMSVSRSDVSGSLIRRVRAFPPERDVFHAAACGAREWLSLALKRARKPLPTDKHGLSVLHIAALHGHLDCIELLLEADGSVDVNSSCPHGRRPVHMVLSAQSRPNTHACLIYLLEHGAQINVSTDEGLTPLHLAAAEGLTDCTETLVRNGADILAQDKRGHTPLVLSRIWGHRLAARFLKDAMWRKDKQQGIKKSKQLHDLRQFQCCSVLDLPHLGRSLKPDTSPWTEVAMHLAEELKPGHY
- the tex261 gene encoding protein TEX261, which gives rise to MWFIYLLSWLSLVVQICFVTLAIAAGLYYLAELIEEYTVATSRIIKYMIMFSTAVLVGLYLFEGFPTLMIGVGLFTNLVYFGLLQTFPYIMLTSPNFILSCALVVLNHYMAFQYFADEYYPFSEVLAYFTVCLWVIPFSFFVSLSAGENVLPSTVQQGDDVVSNYFTKGKRGKRSGILLIFSFLKEAVLPSRQKMY